From one bacterium genomic stretch:
- the tsf gene encoding translation elongation factor Ts, with translation MAVTTEMVKELRARTGAGIMDCRRALEETGGDLDAATGVLRAKGLAAVAKRAGRTTSEGVIETYVHAGSRLGAMVELNCETDFVARTDEFRAMARELAMQVAAASPRFVSKEEVASDLVAERRAAIAGESPGISDAELDRHVGQWLEEVVLLEQPYIRDAGRRVRDLITDAAARVGEKIAVRRFARFKLGE, from the coding sequence ATGGCAGTGACGACAGAGATGGTGAAGGAGCTTCGCGCGCGCACCGGGGCCGGCATCATGGACTGCAGGCGGGCGCTGGAGGAGACCGGGGGGGACCTGGATGCCGCCACGGGCGTGTTGCGCGCCAAAGGGCTGGCGGCCGTCGCCAAGCGGGCCGGCCGCACCACCTCCGAGGGCGTGATTGAGACCTACGTGCACGCAGGAAGCCGCCTTGGGGCAATGGTGGAGCTCAACTGCGAGACCGACTTCGTGGCCCGCACCGACGAGTTTCGGGCCATGGCGCGCGAGCTCGCCATGCAGGTGGCCGCCGCGTCCCCGCGCTTCGTGTCCAAGGAGGAGGTTGCCTCCGACCTGGTGGCGGAGCGGCGCGCCGCCATCGCCGGCGAGTCGCCCGGGATCTCCGACGCCGAACTCGACAGGCACGTAGGGCAATGGCTCGAGGAGGTCGTGCTTTTGGAGCAGCCCTACATCCGCGACGCAGGGCGGCGTGTCCGCGATCTGATTACCGATGCCGCAGCGCGCGTGGGCGAGAAGATCGCGGTACGGCGGTTCGCCCGGTTCAAGCTGGGGGAGTAG
- the rpsB gene encoding 30S ribosomal protein S2 → MPVVTMKQLLESGVHFGHQTRRWNPKMRRFIFTERNGIHIIDLQKSVPLIEEAYRFVREAAASGGDVLFVGTKKQAQDSIREEAVRAGQPYVNQRWLGGMLTNFQTIRKRVERLREIEDMRQRGVMDVLPKREQNRLTEEAARLEKFLGGIKTMNRQPSAVYVVDTRQEHIAVAEARKLGIPVVAILDTNCDPDEVDYPIPGNDDAIRAVRLITSRVANACLEGIEERRKREVQEEEIEAGPAAEEDEMAEGVPEVREHEFSGAVPDVEEARG, encoded by the coding sequence TTGCCGGTAGTCACCATGAAGCAGTTGTTGGAATCAGGGGTTCACTTCGGGCACCAGACCCGTCGGTGGAATCCCAAGATGCGCCGTTTCATCTTCACCGAACGCAACGGCATCCACATCATCGATCTCCAGAAGAGCGTGCCTTTGATCGAGGAGGCCTATCGGTTCGTGCGCGAAGCGGCCGCCTCCGGAGGCGACGTGCTCTTCGTCGGCACGAAGAAGCAGGCCCAGGATTCGATCCGCGAGGAAGCCGTGCGCGCCGGCCAGCCCTACGTGAACCAGCGGTGGTTGGGTGGCATGCTGACGAACTTCCAGACGATTCGCAAGCGCGTCGAGCGGTTGCGCGAGATCGAGGACATGCGCCAACGCGGCGTGATGGACGTGCTGCCCAAGCGCGAGCAGAACCGCCTCACCGAGGAGGCGGCACGGCTGGAGAAGTTCCTCGGCGGCATCAAGACCATGAACCGCCAGCCTTCGGCCGTCTACGTCGTGGACACGCGCCAGGAGCACATCGCGGTGGCCGAGGCGCGCAAGCTCGGAATCCCCGTGGTGGCGATCCTTGACACCAACTGCGACCCCGACGAGGTGGACTACCCGATTCCGGGCAACGACGACGCGATCCGGGCCGTGCGGCTGATTACCAGCCGTGTTGCGAATGCCTGTCTGGAGGGCATTGAGGAGCGCCGCAAGCGCGAGGTACAAGAGGAAGAGATCGAGGCAGGCCCCGCCGCAGAGGAAGACGAGATGGCAGAGGGCGTGCCCGAGGTGCGGGAGCACGAGTTCTCGGGTGCGGTTCCTGACGTCGAGGAGGCGAGAGGGTAG